The segment GAGTGATGAATTTCGGACAGCAGCGGCGCTGACATTTCAATGTCCGAGAGGACCCCGTGCAGTCGATGCTTCATCTGGTCGACGAAGCCCGACATGACACTGTTGACGACAATCAGTGTCGCAACGCCAAGCGTGACGCTGACGATGGACGCCAACGCAATGAATCGTGTGCGGAGATACCGCCACGACAGAAGAAGTTTGTACATTCGCCGATCCCTGGCTGTGATGTGTGAGCCGTGATATTAGCGAATTGTGTCGGATTCCCCAAGAGAGTTAAAGCTGTTGGCTGGTTAGCCCGAAAGCGGCGAACGTTCACTGCTGGTTCGTCGCCCTTCTGTTGCGGCAAGAGTCGCTTTTCACCCTGAATCGGACATTCTCGATCCGCAGCGAAATCGCCAACTCGGCCAGAACACGCTAGCTCTCTTGCTGCTCGCGCAACAGCGGGAACAGGATGATGTCGCGGATCGAAGAACTATTGGTCAGCAACATCACGAGGCGATCGATGCCGATCCCCAAACCGCCCGCGGGAGGCATTCCGTTGCGGAGTGCTTTCACGAAATCCGTGTCCATCCGAGCCATCGAATCCTCTTCCGCCATGCCTTCAAGCTGCGTTTCAAACAGCTGCTGCTGCAAATCGGGATCGTTGAGCTCCGTGTAGGCGTTGGCCAACTCCATCCCGTGGATGAACAATTCGAACCGTTCTGCGACAACAGGATTGTCTCGCTTTCGTTTGGTAAGCGGACAGATGCTGGCCGGATAATCGGTGACGAAAACGGGACCAATCAACGCATCTTCGACCTTGGCTTCAAATACTTCGCTCTTGATCACGTCCGAGTGCTTGCCGTCGGTATTCAGACCAATCGATTCAGCATAAGTCTTGATCGCGTCCGCGTCGGTCGGATCGACACTGGTGTGCTGTTCGAACAACGAGTCGTAAGTTTCGCGAGCAAATGGTGTCGAAAAGTCAATTTCTTTGTCGCCCCACGGCAAGACATTGCCACAACCAATGGCCTCGATGGCATTCGCGATCACGGCTTCGGTCAAATCCATCATCGAGTTGTAATCGCCGAAAGCCTGGTAGACCTCCAACATCGTGAACTCGGGATTGTGCTTCGGACTGATCCCTTCGTTGCGATACACGCGTCCAAGTTCGAACACACGTTCCATTCCGCCGACCATCAGACGTTTCAGGTGCAGTTCCAACGCGATTCGCATCACCAACGGCATGTCGAGCGCGTTGTGATGAGTTTTGAAGGGACGTGCCGCCGCACCACCGGCGATTGTGTGCAACGTTGGGCCTTCGATTTCAACAAAGTGTTGATCGGAAAGCGTTTTACGGATCGAGGCCACGATTTTTGAGCGATCCAAAAACCGGTCGCGTACTCCTTCGTTCCACGCGAGGTCGACATAGCGCTGCCGCTGTCGAATTTCAGGATCGACCAACCCTTGATGTTTGGCCGGAGGCGGATCGAGCGTCTTGGTCAGAAACGTAATCTTGGTGGCAAAGATTGAGAGTTCGCCCGTCTTGGTTCGGCGCAGTTCGCCATCAACTCCGATCAAATCGCCCAGATCGAGGCACTTAACCAGCTCCCAGTTCTCTTCTCCGACTTTTTTGATGTTCACAAACAGCTGAATGCGGCCGGTCCAGTCTTCCAGGTCAATGAACTGGGTTTTGCCAGATTTGCGGTGCAGCATGATCCGGCCAGCAGCCCGAACGGTCGGCCCGGACTGAGCACCTTTGCCTTGTTCCTTCATCCAATCCGCAAGCGTGCCGGCTTCGACGTGTTCGGCAGGCAAATCGAGCTCTGTACCGTCTTCGAGTTTAAATTTGATTTCGCTGGCGCGCTGTCGGATGTCGCCAGCCATCTGGCGGTCATCGAAACGATGGCCCCAAGGATCGTGTCCGAGGGTTTCGATTTGCTGCATTTTGGTGCGGCGAGCTTCCTGAGGATTCTGGCCGCCACCGGTGTTTTCACCGTCTGTCATCGTCGTGCGTTTCTTTCGCGGGATGCTAATTTTTAACGAAGAGAGTTTCCGTCAAAAACAGGTTCGCGACAAGTGTAAGGGGGTTGGACAATAAAAAAAGCTCCGTTTGGGATGACCAAACGGAGCATGAAATGTTCGCTCTGTCTCGAACTCGGCTGAGCAGGCGAGCCTGTCTCGGACTCGGTTGAGTAGGCGAGTCTGTCTCAGACTCGGTTGAGTAGGCGAGTTTGTCTCAGACTCGCAAAGCCTCATCTCAGTCTGGGACAGACTGAGCTACTGAAAAACAAGCTGAGCTACTGAAAACAGACCGTGGCTCTCAGCTACTGAGCCACCGAATTCAACCTAGCCAATTTTGGCGATCAAGTCAGCTGTTCGAGCACTGTAGCCAGACTCGTTATCGTACCAGCTGACAACTTTCACCATGCCGTCAAGCACTTTGGTGAAGTCAGCAGCGAATACTGAGCTGTGATCGTCGTTGATGATGTCAGAAGACACGAGTGGATCTTCTGCGTAGAACAGAATGCCCTTCATCGGCCCTTCAGCTGCAGCTTTAATTGCCGCGTTGACTTCTTCAGCCGTAACGTTCTTCTCAAGGCTGGCAGTCAGGTCGACAACGCTTCCTGTAGGAACAGGAACTCGCATCGCCATACCGGTAAGTTTGCCGTTAAGAGCCGGGATAACTTTTCCAACAGCTTCGGCAGCACCGGTGGTTGTCGGGATGATGTTCTGAGCCGCTGCACGTGCACGGTATGGATCTGAGTGCGGTGCGTCGAGGATGCTCTGGTCGTTTGTGTAAGCGTGAACCGTTGTCATCAATCCTGTTTTGATTCCGAAAGAATCGTGCAGGACCTTGGCAACAGGAGCCAGGCAGTTTGTGGTGCAACTGGCGTTCGAAATGCACTTCATGTCGTCAGTCAACAAGTCATCGTTGACGCCGATCACACAAGTCAAATCTGGCTCGTCCTTGGCTGGAGCACTGATGACAACTTTCTTGGCACCCGCAGCAATGTGCGAATCGTATCCAGCTTTGCCGTCTTTGGCACGACCGCGGAAAATACCGGTGCTTTCTACGACAACGTCGACTTCGTGCTCGCCCCAAGGCAGTTTGGAAGGATCACGCTCTTCATAGATGCGAATTTTCTTGCCGCCGACGATCAAGTTTTCGTCGTCGAAAGAAACATCGCCGCCAGGGTAACGACCGTGAACACTGTCGTACTTCAACAACGTGGCGAGCATCTTGTTGTTGGTAAGGTCATTGACCGCAACAACTTCGAACTCGTCGGTGCGCTTCATCAAGTTACGAAACGTCAAACGCCCGATACGGCCAAAGCCGTTGATTGCTACTTTAATCGCCACGTCAGTCTCCTGGATTGGTTGGTGGTGGTTTCTGTTGGCGGGGTTAAATCGTTCGCTAACCGCTCCGCTTTTCAAGCCTCAGACGATATCAGAATCGGCACTTTCGACAAGTGGCTCAGGCGTTCACTCGACGTCGGCAAAAGCCCCCAAAATAACGAAACCACCCAAGGGAATTCGGGACGCCCGGAACGTGCCACAAAGGCCCCAGCTGACTCCAAAAATACGATCCGGGTTCCGGTTTTCGCCGATCGGGCATGACAACTATTTTTCGCATCGTCTGATGAACCAGCGGCCTTGGCGGTGGACCGGCAGCGTGGCAGAAACAGCAATTAGAAACACTGACTAAAATGAGCGAAATTCTGCCCCCGGCACCACAAGAATATGCGACCACCGGCGGAGACCATCGTTCCTCGAATATGTGGCAAAAGGCGAGCCATTGGTTTTGCCCAGAGGTCGGATTATCCGGTTTGGGAAATGGATTTCGCGAACCTTAAACATCGATTGACAATCAAGCAGTCGATGGATTAACATTCTCCCTTCGCAGAAAGAACACATGTTCATTCTGGCGATGGTCAGGTAGCTCAGTTGGTAGAGCACGGCCCTGAAAAGGCCGGTGTCGGCGGTTCGAGCCCGCCCCTGACCACTGGTAACGCTATAAAAAAACCGCGAACTGGAATTTCCAGCTCGCGGTTTTTTTGTTGATCACTGTCTCGGCGAAAAAGCAAATCTTCGTGAAATAGCCCACTCACGTTGAGCAGGCTATTGGCCCAAAGTCATCGCGTCCCAGCGAGAGCCATCATTCCTGCTTTTGAATGATGCGATCCAGATCGCCAACTCCCGACTCACTGTCGATCAATTTGCCTTCTTTGTCCCAGACAATCATGGTCGGCTCACTGACGATCCCAAGCTGGGCCGCCAGCGGACTGCTTTCCATGCCTCCGGGTGCGTGCATTTCGAAAATGCCTTTCAATTCTCCGTCGAATTCTTTGTAGGCATCTGCGTTGGCCTCGATGTTGGCACTGACGATCACAACCTCGTCCTTGTACTTGCTTTTGATGTCCTGGAAGACTTCGAAAGCCGTATCGCCTTTGGCGTTTACTTTCTGGTCAGCACACCACATTTCCCAGAAGTAAACAACGACGATCCGATCGCGAAGCGTACGGTTTGAGATGTCGAACACTTTGCCGTCGACAGTTTTGCCACTGAAAGGAACCGCTTTGCCGCGTCCGTCAATTCGGCGGACCGCACCGGCAGCACGTTTCCCAAAATCGGTACCTTCGTAGCGTTGCTCACAAGCCTGATACCAACGAGAGGCCTTCTCAGGATCCGCGTTGCGACTGACTTCGAAATTCTGACCGATCATGAACAGGGCTTCCGGAGCAAACTTGCTTTTAGGAAATTCCGAACCGAAGGCTTCCAGCTTTTTGTAATACTCTTCAGCGACATCTTCCTTCTCACGCCGATCGGATCTCTCAAGCTTCTTGTAGTATTCGGCATGAATCATTCGCCAGCGAATGTAATCGAGGCTTTGCGGCTTTTTGGCTTCACGAAGCGTCTTGATGACCGATTCGAGGAAACGAAGTCCTTCCGGGTAAGCTTCCATTTGGTAAGCGTTGGAAACCGTGTCGCCAATGTTTTCCAGCCAGTTTGATTTTTCCTTTTCCGGAATCTTCTGGTAGATCTTCCACTGCATCATGGCACGGTCTTTTTGCAGCTTGGCCATCTCGACGCCAGGTTCAGCTTCTTTGGCGATCGCCGTTTCCATTTTGGTCAGCTCTTCATAGAGCCCCGCCAGTTCTTCGTCGACGCGTTCGGTCGGATTGACCGGGTCAAACTGAGGAATAATCTGAGCCACCGGGAACAGCAGACCACCGTTTTCGATGGCTTTTCCACGTGGGACAACCTGAGGAAGCTCCATCAAACGCCACACGTCGCCAACTTTGACCAACGTGCCCAAAGCCAGCGTGTCGGTACCGCCAGCACCGGACTCAAAGACGCTCGACGCGTGATCGTGGCAGATCAAGTCTTTGCTCAAACCGCGACCTGCCGCTGCGAGACTTGGCTTGCCGTTGCCAGAGTTAATCCACTTTGCCGAACCGTCGATCGCTTTTTGACCGCGGACCATGTTGGCGAAACCTTTGCGAGCGTTATCCAAGCGTGCCGCCGCGTCTTTGGCGAGATCGCCAGACAGACCCAGCGAAGCAAGTTCTTCTTTGCTCAACAACAGCCGCTGGTATCGTGCATCGTCA is part of the Mariniblastus fucicola genome and harbors:
- the lysS gene encoding lysine--tRNA ligase encodes the protein MTDGENTGGGQNPQEARRTKMQQIETLGHDPWGHRFDDRQMAGDIRQRASEIKFKLEDGTELDLPAEHVEAGTLADWMKEQGKGAQSGPTVRAAGRIMLHRKSGKTQFIDLEDWTGRIQLFVNIKKVGEENWELVKCLDLGDLIGVDGELRRTKTGELSIFATKITFLTKTLDPPPAKHQGLVDPEIRQRQRYVDLAWNEGVRDRFLDRSKIVASIRKTLSDQHFVEIEGPTLHTIAGGAAARPFKTHHNALDMPLVMRIALELHLKRLMVGGMERVFELGRVYRNEGISPKHNPEFTMLEVYQAFGDYNSMMDLTEAVIANAIEAIGCGNVLPWGDKEIDFSTPFARETYDSLFEQHTSVDPTDADAIKTYAESIGLNTDGKHSDVIKSEVFEAKVEDALIGPVFVTDYPASICPLTKRKRDNPVVAERFELFIHGMELANAYTELNDPDLQQQLFETQLEGMAEEDSMARMDTDFVKALRNGMPPAGGLGIGIDRLVMLLTNSSSIRDIILFPLLREQQES
- the gap gene encoding type I glyceraldehyde-3-phosphate dehydrogenase translates to MAIKVAINGFGRIGRLTFRNLMKRTDEFEVVAVNDLTNNKMLATLLKYDSVHGRYPGGDVSFDDENLIVGGKKIRIYEERDPSKLPWGEHEVDVVVESTGIFRGRAKDGKAGYDSHIAAGAKKVVISAPAKDEPDLTCVIGVNDDLLTDDMKCISNASCTTNCLAPVAKVLHDSFGIKTGLMTTVHAYTNDQSILDAPHSDPYRARAAAQNIIPTTTGAAEAVGKVIPALNGKLTGMAMRVPVPTGSVVDLTASLEKNVTAEEVNAAIKAAAEGPMKGILFYAEDPLVSSDIINDDHSSVFAADFTKVLDGMVKVVSWYDNESGYSARTADLIAKIG